DNA from Brassica napus cultivar Da-Ae chromosome C4, Da-Ae, whole genome shotgun sequence:
CAGTACACCGCATTGAGAAGCCAAGAATCGATATCTCGACCGACCAAACCGTCATCATAGCCCCAGTCACCGAAACCGACACGCCCGATACTGATGGATTCGGCCCTGACTGGAGAACTGAGTTCATTGACTATCCCTCAAAGGGAGCACTTCCAACtgagaaatgggcagcccgccGACTAAAAACACGCAGTGCCCATTATGTCATCCTAGACGACGAACTCCATCGATGGACTGCGAGTAAAGTACTCCTCAAATGTATCCATGGTGATGAGACAGTAAGGGTTATGGCCGAAACGCATGAAGGCACTGGAGGAAACCATTAGGGCGGAAGAGCATTAGCGATCAAAGTGAGAAGCCTAGGCTTCTTCTGGCCGACGATGAACGCAGATTGCGAGTCTTACGCTAGAAGCTGCGACAAATGCCAACGGCACACACCAAGCATCCATTGTCCAACTAAAATGTTACGAACGACGACCGCACCGTACCCATTTATGCGATGGGCAATGGATATTATAGGACCCCTTCCCTGCTCCCGCCAGCGACGTTTCATTCTCGTCCTCACTGATTACTTCACCAAATGGATCGAAGCTGAAGCATACGCTCAAGTCACAGACAAAGAAGTCTGTGGTTTTGTCTGGAAAAACATTATCTGCCGCCACGGTCTACCTTATGAAATCGTTACTGATAATGGATCACAGTTCATGTCAGGCACCTTCAAGGAGTTCTGCAGCAAATGGAATATTCGATTACGCCCTTCCACCCCTTGTTACCCGCAAGGAAACGGCCAAGCGGAATCCTCCAACAAGCTCAGCATCGACGGCATTAAGAAACGTTTAGACCTGAAAAAGGGTcattgggccgacgaactcgacggAGTCCTATGGAACCACCGCACAACACCAAGAAGATCATCTAAATCGACACCTTTCTCTCTTGCATACGGTGCCGAGGCTATGGCTCCCGCAGAAGTTAACGTTTCAAGCCTCCGATGTTCGAAAATGCCCCAGTACGTCGAACTCAACAAGGAGATGCTGCTTGATGCCCTCGACGAGATTGAAGAACGACGGGACCAAGCTCTGCTACGAATCCAAAACTATCAACATCAGATAGAGAGttactacaacaaaaaggtcCGGGCCCGACCCCTTGAACTCGGTGACTTTGTCATGCGCAAAGTGTTCGAGAACACTAAGGAGCTGAACGCCGGTAAACTCGGCGCTAAGTGGGAAGGACcttacaaaatcatcaaagttgTCAAACCAGGCGTCTACCAACTTCAAACGTCACGCGGAGAAGAAGTGCCACGAGCATGGAACACAATGCATCTACGATGTTTCTACTCGtaggtacaaaaaaaaaaaaaaccgagtagaTGCTCCTCCGCGGTCACTTCTACTCGACCGAGTAAAGGCGCTTCTAacggccacttttactcgggaaaaacgaactacgaatggcttgatcctctaCCGAGGTACATAGGCAGCCTTAACCGGTCCAGCTGTAACAAAACCAAAGTCAAAATCTTGTTCTTTGTTTCGACCTCAATCGAGTAAATACCGATTATCGAACCCAACGGCTCCCGTATCTCCAGCAGGAGGTACGCGGACACTCACGTTCCATTGCCTagctatgtcctgatcagacacttaGCCTAAGGACCCAACGGTCGTGAGTCACCTATGCCCAAAGAGCATTGACCAACCAAACAGAGTGAATCTTTACCTTTTCTCGACTAGCGCGTAACGGATTAGCTACCCAATTACTCGATTGTCATTGAGAAAATGGACAAAAGAACCTTCCACTCTTAGATTcagtttcttatttttgaaatagaatgACGCACCTAGACGTTATCTCAATCGAAATACGACAAGAGCTGAACAAAGTCCCTTAGCGGGTTGTTTCGTTATCTATTTGCAAAAGCTAAAGGTCAGGAATCTATTGTTTCTAAGCGAGTATATCGCGAGACTCTAAAGATAACTGAAATTTACTAAGAAAAATTGCAAGTACAGATAAGGACCACAACAACACACAAATTTAAAGTCTGCTTAAAACAGCGACTTACCGACAAAATGAAAGTATGTCTAGTCGTACAACAGCAGGGTCTATCAAGACCACAAACACAAAAAGcacaaagaaaaacaacatAAGCAAAGCGTCAAGGCACATAATCTTGATCGTCCTCCTCCGGCGTTCCAAGAGTAGGAGGACCGACTGGGTCTTCAGTAGCGGCAGCAGCCGGGTCTTCCACTCGAGTAGGAACATGGAAAAGGGAGTCCACAGTAGGAGGCGGGGGGTTTGGAACGTCTCTATCCCCGACTTTGTTGGTCGTCTCTTTCTCGACAGGCTGCGGCGGCGACGTCTCCTCGGCTCTatcatcttcctcctcttcgTCTTCTCGTCCTTCGGAGGAAGAATCCGAGACGAGGACAGGATCCTCGATGCCCACGTTCTCGGTCTCTTCCTCTCGAACCGGAGTGTCGCCTATCTCGAGGTTGTCCTTTTCAGGGACCTCCTCCAGATTCTCATTCTCTGAACGTTCCTTAAGACCACCTCCCTTTGGGACCTCGACGTGCTCAGCGGGGACCGACGTGACGTCAACCAATGGCTCTTCTGATGGCTCCTCGGTAATTTCGAGCGAGGTAATGAGCTGAGAAGCCTTCTCCGGTCTGATCAAATTTACGTTCGATCCATAAGGATCAAACGATGCTCTAAACCTGTCCTCGACGAAGCGAGAAGGAAGAACCAGCGGAGAAAGAGTGAGGTCGCTATCAGATAGCGGACCTACACAAAGTTTTTTATCCTCCGCCTCATGGATTTTCTCCTGCTCAGCAAAGACGTCGATCATTTCTTGTGGGATCTCCGTCCCACTGGCCTTTATCATCTCAAGGCACTTCTTCGTCCCCGAAGCTGACCGTACAGGTTCTTCGCTTTCCCAAAGGCATCCAAGCGAGTAAAATGGTCGCGTACGTGACCAAAACAGCGATTTGCCTTCTCGACCAAAGCAGCTTCAACCCTTTCCCTCTCACGAGTAACCTCCAACCCCCGGGAGTCCTTCAAGCGTTGCCTCTCTCTGATCAATTTCTCCACTGCAGCGTCCCATTCTTCGAGTAGCTCAGCCTTCTCCTTCTCAGGGGTCGCAGCCGCTTGCTCCAAACGAGTGTTCTCTTGGGCAAGCTCTTTCTTCGCCGCTCTGTCGGATGTGAGCTTACCCTCCAGCTCTTCAAACTTCACTCGAAGAATTTCCTTCTCCTTCTCGGCCTTCTCGTTAGCCTTCTTATGCTCCGCTCTTACTCTCTCGATGGCCTTCAACCTCGCCTGAGCAAGCTTCTCTTAAGATCCCAACTGGATCATCGTCTGCTTCAGAGCACTGTCGTACTTCTCGACAAGGAAGTTCATGCTCCCGTCACTCTGCAGAACGATAAACACGGACTACGTGAAATGGATGAACCCAATAAATCAACAAGGAGATAAAAGATGAAAGGTAGCGCAGTTACCCGCGCTCTCGAAGAAGCAGCGTCAATGTATTCATTCCTGAAGTAGAGATCTTCTAGTTGCGGCATCTCCTTTGTCCCACCACGAATTTGGCGCGTCAGTTCCGCGCATCTAAGGGGATTAAGGATTAAGGGAGTTGTCTCATCATAAGAAAACTCGACGCTATCAGGGAATTCAATCCTCCTTCTCTTTGCTAGGGAACGTTCAGGTCGAGAACTTTTTCTCGCAGAAGAGTCGGGAGCAGACCTCTCGTTCGCAACGGGCTCATCACCAGAACCCCCTTCTCGCGTGCTGGTTTTCCTCCTCTCCTCCGACAGGTTTTCAGGAGTGCCGCTGTCCTCCCCGACAACGTTGACTAAGGTCGTATCAGCAGCATTCGTGTCGGAGGTAGAAGGACGGGGCTCCGCCTCAACAGACCTCTTAGTTCTCTTCTTTGGGCGACCATCTGGCGCCGCCTCGACTAAAGCACCCTCTCGCCCTTCTGCTAGGCCCTCATATCTATCAACAGAGGAAGCTGCCCCGCCACGAGACCTTTTTTCCcgtccttcttcatttttgccTTCAAACCCTCGGAAGTCACATCGAGGGAAGCAGACTCTTTGGGAGGAACCTCGTCGGTCGCTCTCCCCTTAGTTTTTttgctctttttcttcttcttgggaccTGAAGCAGAAGTCTCCGCTCCGACCCCTTCATCGACTACAATAGGGGCCCCCTCTCTGGAGGCTCCTTCTTTGGAGGCTCCTTCTCTGGAGGTTCCACCACCTTCAGAAGCACCGTCGCCTCCGGAGTTAGACGGTCCCTGAGGATCGACTGTAGTCGATTTCTTCAAGAGAAATTGCAACTTTCCTTTCAACAGGGCGCTTAGATCCGGGACTCCATCCATTTCTCTAGCTTTGTCGAGAAGCCTCTGTTGTTTGCGAGTAAACAAAGGAAGGCGCGACTTACGTGGACCGAGAACACAAGGAAGCCTCGACTCCCAATCAACTACAGAAGCAGAGAATCAACATGAAAatcgcaaaaaaaaacaaacctcgAATAGTCCCTAAAAGCAACCAGCAGGCTTACCTCTAGCGATCCTAGCTTGCTGGCGACGTATCCACTCTCGACTGAGATCCGGCCAACAAAGATGACTGTGTGCCGCGATCGCTTGAGCACTCTCAAAGAACTTCTTAGGGTAAGCGATCGTATTCGGCTGACGAACTGCAAATACAAGGATAAGAAGGGTTAGAGCTAACGACTAAAACAAAACTCCAACAGACGAGCCTCTACCGAGTTGCTGGTTCCACAAAAAGCGTTAGTCGTCCCCCGGGGGTTCTTCGAAAGCATGTTCATCAGATTTCACGAAAAAGTACGCGCGTTGCCAATCCTGCGTCTTATTTGGATGACCGGTCAAGACGTTGTAGTTCGAATGCATTTTAACCGAGAAAATCCCGTTTGGCTCCGCCTTCGTGAAAGTCAGCTCCTCGAAGACCCTCACGCTCATCGAGATGTCCATCTCAGCTGCCATTACCATCAACATGACGGCTATTCGCAGCGACCCGTTCAAAAGTTGAGAGATGGCAATGTCTCGGCGGAATGCATAAGACGTCACCAACCGAGGGATCGGAAACCATAGCTTCGTATGCTCCCCGAAGTAGGACTCATACACGCACTGGTAACCAATCGGAGGCGACCAGGGACGCTGCTCAGTAGACGGGATGATGTAGGTAACGTCGGCACCGCCGTTCGCCCTTAACAGATCCTTCACAGTATGGTGAGAAGCAAAGGATCCAAACACATTCCCCCACGACTGAGCCCGCGGGTCGCGCAGCAGTCCAGGAGGCAGCGGAAGAAGCTCCTCGAAGATCCCACCAGGATGATAAATAGTTGGACGACAGTCTATCTGGTCGAAACGAACTCTCTTGCGAACCCGCCTCGAAGGCGTCGGGGACCGACCAGACGCATCAGCGTCGCCACGTTCGGAACCAGCTGCATCATCGCTTTGGTCTCCCCCTCTGTTCTCACTTCCGCTCACGTCGCTGCTCCCGACTTCAACGCGATCTGCGCCTTCATCACCAATCAGCCTATGGGCATCAGCGACCAAAAGACGCTGAGATAGAGTCATGTTTTCTGTGTCCCGGAGAGCATCGCGGTGAATCAAGTCGAAATCGTCCAGTGGGCTGCCGGTTGCTGACGCATCTCTGGTCGGACTCGGAGAATCTGCGATGTCCTTCCCTTTCTCCTCTCGCGACAATCGACTTCTCGGAAACATTAATTCAGAGGACGACTAAAACTGCCGAACGATACCAACGAGTCTATACGAAGAAAAActtatctagagagagaaagtaaaagtagagagaagggagagaaaacGGAATACCCGAATCTGCAGAGAAGAATGACGAAAGCAAAGGAGAGAAAcctatttatagcaaaaacgAATGTACATTTTCCGAGCGCAATCATTAGGTCTACGaaggcctaaatgggcctcaaAGGCCGCCTAAATGCCCAGAAACTTACTCGCGACGGTTCAGTTTCTCGCTTGAACCGGTTTTCAATCAGGTAGTCAGACCGGAATCAATTCCTGGTCTCGATTTAAGCCGGTCCCCGGTTAACCAATAAAACCGATCCCCGTCGTTTTATCCGAAATAATCTATCACCCGAGTAAATTGTATCTCATCATAAAGACAGAGAGGCAAGTAAGCGAGTCAAGACAAGCGCTACTCGGAGAGACCAGAGACACCTACAGAACATCATGCGACTAAAAGCACATACCGACGACTAAACGGGAAGGATTATCCCTTACATTAGAGACTGCTATCCGAATAAACCTGACCCACAAATTCTCTGAGACCGCCACGTCGTTCAAAAGTGAACTGGGGAGGAGGGGacttattgtaggagatggattacatccctccacaaggcccatcgaataacATGCCCTAATCCAGCAAGTTGGATTAGTTTAGTCGGCTCGGCGGCTAAAGACGTCAGCTCGGCCTTATAGTACTTTTAGCCGGTCCACTAAGCCGATCCGAAGTACCCGGCTTGGAGGAAACTTTGCCCAGGCCTGTATACTCGTCCTCTCGCATCAAGGCCCAAAGAGGTACGAAATTAGGGCATCAAGGACAGGAGACCTATAAAAGGGGAAGAGGAAGCAACAAGAAAGGGACTTTTGGATTTTTACACACTGAGCGGCCAGATCTAGGGTTTTAGTCatctctttgatcttgttgCTTTGAGCTTTCTGGACTGTCTCTCTCACTTTCCTGCCACTCTTGTAACCCTTTGGTTTgaatctaataaaacgtctttagtcATCCCATTTCCGAGTTCTTTCAACCTAATCGACTGAATCCCGTTCAAACACCAGTTAACCTTTTTCATCAACTCATAACTTCTCTTGATGTTCACCATAGCAGAAACTGATCAATCATCACATTCCAAAAACAGACAAAGttcaaaaacagaaacaaatttgGTAAGAAAATAATGGGTGTAAAGAACAAGCTTAACTTTGTTTttaccttcatcttcatcagtCTCAAGCTGTCGAAGGTCTAAGACTTCATAAATCTCGACGGCGTTGATAAGAGGAGGAAGAGTTGAGTTACCGGTCATGGCTAAAGTGAAATTGAAATTCCCATCTGGAGAACTCATAGCTTCTCGACTGGATGCAGTTGTTATCTTGAAATTTGGAGGCCTAAAATAGGAGAACCATTCTTGGTCCCCATTATAAGTGACATTAAACTCTCTGGTCTCATTAGCTTCAAGATTTTGTATTTCTGCGaaatgcatgtatatatatgaCTCTGCAGTGGTCTCGTCCAGAGTCAAATTTAAGGTCAGAGGCTGACTAGAATTTGCAGGGACGGCGGCAGTCTTCACCACACGTTGTGGCACATCGTAGAAGCTATTTGTACTATTGACCAAAAGGTTCGTGCTTATAGACAGTATGGAAACCATAATCGGTCATGAATGTCGTTATCATACCTATAAAAGGAGAGAAATTGAAgtatcttttttatttactatCTCAACACAAAGAACAAAACAACAGATACAGAgacaaatgaaaaagaaaaaaaaaactttcttttaCCTGATGACCTGTTTAGTGGGTGGGAAGTAAAATCTCGAGACCGTGATCAAGGAGCCACTTTGAGTGTCGTAAGTACCGTTTTTCAAAGGTCGAATTTCCAAAGAGTTAATAAACGGTGTCATTTCTCCCGTCTTAACAAGACAAACTTGAAGACGGTCCTGTGGTAAGACATGGATTATCTCGTAGATCGAATCAACTCCCACTCCTGTCAATTTAACAGATGTGAAGATCAAAGCTTGAGAATCGATTCAGACCGTCATAGTTCCCATAGAAAAAAGTTCCTCTGATTAGTTATTTTTGGTTAGCTGTGAGGTTGAAGTTGTAACAGTTTCTTGTACCCTCAGGGAAGCTTCTTAAGGTCCAAGTCTGTTGCTCAAACTGCTCTGTGTACTCATGACTGATCCTCCCGACCAGTCCGCTATCGATGTGATTTGCATCggatttgtatattattttcgTCTTCTTCTCCGTATAAATTGTGTGCTTGGGGACCAGCCCACAAGCCAAACTGATGAATTCTGTTCATGACCAACATTATCAAATTTATTAGTGTGCAGACTGCAGAGGAATCAAAgcatagaaagaaagaaaaataaaaacagagtaAGAACCTGATTGATATTGAGCTTGAACTGATTCAAAAATGTCATAAGCTGCTGTTACGAATAGCAGCAAAAAGCAAGgaaaaaacttcatttttctCTTTCTATATTTTTGTGAGTGCGGGTGCTCTGATTTATAGGAGGCTGTTACCTAGCGAACACTGAATCCTCGGATGTTACCTGTGTCATAGTCCAAGTGCAGTCCTACGTTCCCGCAACGTTCCCGCAAATAATCCGCATCCACGTGTCTGCCGTAAGAAAGCCGTAACAAAGAAAGACAGAGTAGGGCCACGCTTGGTTTCAAATCATAAAGATCGCTGAACTATTAAAGGTCAAATATGTTCTTTAATGAACCCTAGAAAAATCTCTATGCTGAGCACCTACCGGCAGTAATATTCCAGaggatctttaaaaaaaaagttataaccttaatatgtaaaaattaaaaacaatggCATTTGTGTATGCTTTCTAAATCTCATTTCAAAGAacagaaaattgaaaaaaaaaaaaacactttcaaCTTGGATTTATCTCAATAGAACTTGTAGaggattatttatttaaataagatttatattttcttaaataccATTATACCCTTCAATTAACCAAATTAATCTTAATATTTCGtaattgatttaaatttttattaaaaaaaaaggtaaaaacataaactaaaatgaaagaGAAATTTACGTAAGAAGTTTTACCCTAATTTATTTTTCACTTTACTCTTCTTCTCAGCCGTACCTTCAACCAGTATCAATGGCAATTTAGGGTGAGTGGAGAATCCTTGTTTCTTCATCGGAAATCATCAATTTTATCGTTTTTAATCTTGTTTTCGTCTTCCTCCTATTTGTTCTCAGACACGAATCAACGAATTGGAGATTTGTTCTTCCTCTATGGGTTTATGATGCTcatgaaccctaatttcttCCCACACAGGAAACAAATTCGATTCGGAGCTTCATTGATCGAAGAACGTGTGTGTGACCTTGCTCGTCAATTTCTACATCGGATTCATAGGTTTTCTTCGATTCTTTCGGGGTGTTATATTCACGATTAGTTCCATGTTTGATTTTATTGCTCGTTCTATGCTGAAGTTTATATGCACGCTTAGTCTCTATTTCGTTATGCATAGTTAGTTTTTGAGTTGCTGATTTCTAATTGTGATGTAGCCTTGTTTAGAGGTTTTTTATCACTTAATTCATCTTTGAGTAATCTGCGTAGTTCATAAGTATAGAGATTCGTCATCTCTCAGTCATACCTGTTGCAAAGATTAGAGATGTTGCTTGGAACATGCGGCCTCGGTTGCGAAAACATTCTTAATGTCTGACTGTGTGGTTGTTGAGACTAAGGAGCAAAAACTAATTCCTGCTGGTAACCCAATGGACAATTCAGGTTACTCCTAATACTCTGATCCCATTGATGGAAGCTTGGACAATAACATCAGAACTCATGTTTCTTTATCTCTGAATCTCTTTGACTTTGTCTTGTTGCAGGATATGGATACTGAGATAGACCAGCCGGATTTACTCTTGAAGATGAGAGATAAATGAACATTCTGAAACGAGAGTAGTTCACCTACAGATTAATTTTAGCTTGCAAACAAACGTTGATGTGCTAAGTGTAATGATTATTTGAACCAGAGCATAACATGTTAAAAGTATTCAGGAGTAACATTGTTGTATCTTAAGTCTAACATGTACATTTTAGCCACTTTTTTGAGATATCATAATCCTATGTAAGACTCTTGAAACCCAATTTGTCAACATGAGCATCTCCTGCTACAGCTTCTGCTTATGTCACACTTGGAACCCAATTGTCTTtggtaaattattatttttatacatacatGAGAAACGCTTGAATCGTGGTCCTTTCTTTATCCTGCAGGAATCAAACAATTGAGGTAAGGATGTTGGATCAACCTTGATGCTTATCTTTCTTGATACTTTTAAGAAAAACCTTTGCCTAATATTATTTCAGGTCTAACGCGTAAGTGGTACCAAGAGTCTTTGTATCCTAGTGGTTATATACCTTGCGAGGTTGTTAGGGGTGGTGTCTTCGAACGAAAAATGTACGTTTTTTACCTTTTCtcgaattttaatttattcaaaGATCGTGGGAGAAAATATATGGTGCGAGATTTAGTGTAGATTTAGGAAAGATACTAACCGAAATATgaaagttttcatattttcatgATTTGGCTATAATATGTATCCTATGTAGAGCAGAGCAACGAAGAGAGGGTAGAAATTTTATTCTTCCGTACGCATATCGTAAGGTAAAAGGCTGAACAAGTTATGACacataaaaaagaaaaggtaTTTCGTAGAGTCGTAGTTATAAGTTGTAATAAAGCTACAGATAGACTAAAGACTTCTTGCTATAATATTACCAGACGAAATCTAgctaacataaaatatacaagaAAGTTTTGTTTGTATTATATACCCATGATAGACCTATGTATAATGCTTAGTATCCGATTTCTAGACTAACTAGATGGCTAGAATGAGTATTATGTCCGTAGCTAGaacttaaataaaatatgatttcactactttaagaaaaaaaattaaacagatAAATAGTCATACTTAAATTTCaaatggttttcatattttttttatatttttaaagctTAGTTTACTATTTCTTTCATTAGAGAAGGGTAAAACCTGTCCAAAATGACCAAAAGTATCAAAAGTCCTATTGTgacaaataaaacttgaaagtgtcttttttttccaattctctcttcaaagaattctagagtaCCTTATTTAAATTATAGTCTAAAAATTATACTTTCTAGCAAAATAATATTTCGCAAGCTATAATTGATCGCatatatcaaatctttattgtttCATAGGCTTTCCCTAAATAAACCCcacagaattacctaatgtgattaaaaaatatatatatatatatatatatagcaattaatgattttaaacaataaagatttgataacaatttgtatattttatcatttttgtttatttctttattattaaaataaattacataattacattaatcatataataaaaatctagattttttttgtatatgttgtattttgaatttttcaaaatgagtataaattactaaaactgttaaaagtctcacataaacttttatgatcaaggtttaatttttttttatatattaagatacaatgattataagaccatatgaagaaataattttattttaataggttttaatgttaatatatatacatatataaatatatatatatatatatatcatatcttTTAAATTAAAGTATACATCGTATGAAAATGtattcttatattttgatatttgcattgaacatatattgaaaagttaatattttaattttgaaatcttcattgttttttaaatgattataaattattaaaattatcccacattaaaaaaaattcgttGGTGTAaacttttgttacacaaatatgcaaataatcataaaatcatatgagtagaaacttcatttaatagatatccatattaaaagtgtactatatatatgttaatattatttaaatttaattatatatcatataaaatagataaaattgattgttttgatatatttacctaaaatgattgcgaataaacaagagtgatAGTTTGATTATATGCACACgccaatttattatataatagtaattgaattcttaattatttaatatatatacttattattttattatttcataatatgcaaaaaaacataaaataaatataaaatataaaatatttattctgcaaaAGGTGCAGATcttaagtatgtatctctttaattattttaaatcataagcattttctaaatctcaggtcaaaacaaacaaacgaacgaaatgagaataaacatcaaaatcaatatttatatcgaacaataaccaaaatgaaaagagaaaaatattgaagatagataggattggcacgtgaacgtaacCTTCTTataaccataattaatttttaaattactaaatcatgatataataccgagctgacatagtttcattgtaatcaAATAGACCCGAAATTTTTCGACCTAAACGTTAGTTTCTTATGCGGtaagtgattttttgacctaattttgttttttaaatgagatcagctcatcagtaaacaaattatataattaacaaaaagttaaaaaaattgtttaaagaccaaaatattaattcaatcaagaatataaatttatatttccgtataatattttttaaataatttttatataaatttatcatgCGCAacgcgcaggtcttatcctagtaattattttattttctatgaaaaaactCTATTTAAACTTTTAAAGTCTATGCTGAGCACCTACTAATCATAATTACTTAAAGtctaatattttctttaatgaACCCTTGAAAAATCTCCATAGTGAGTACTGATGGACCATTGACCCACTCATAAATTAGTGTTAATGTTAatctaaaatatcaaataactattttagTATGATTCGAAGATGAGAATGTGATCTTTATTGATCAAGAATGTTGATACAATGAAGATGAATCTATGATTGTTAGTAAGTTTGAGTACATAAGTGTATTATCGGTATGTGAGACTTGGATCTCTTTCTCCTCCTCCTTTGTCTTCATATTATAGCCGGTTGAAGGAGAACCGTAACAGAGGTATGATCCCTGACGTGTATCCGGCACCATCAAtatctcactacaagaaaacatatatatacttaatGACGACCGGAAGTAATTCGTCGTATGAAATAACCTCGAAAGTCATTTCATGGTTAAACGTCCGTCCTAAACCATTATTCCTCcctaaatcgtcgtaaatttacgttgaaataatttcctcgtaaaatggttGGTAACTAAATCATCGTAATATACACGCAACTTAACGACGTTTCTTTCCTCGTAACTCAAACCAAACATTTATGAAGAATTTGTGTGGCAGTCGTAGTAACTTCGAAGTAACATTTTACGAGAAACTTACGTGTTCTTCCATGTACATTACTCGTTTAATTAGGTCGA
Protein-coding regions in this window:
- the LOC125585797 gene encoding meiosis-specific protein ASY2-like is translated as MFPRSRLSREEKGKDIADSPSPTRDASATGSPLDDFDLIHRDALRDTENMTLSQRLLVADAHRLIGDEGADRVEVGSSDVSGSENRGGDQSDDAAGSERGDADASGRSPTPSRRVRKRVRFDQIDCRPTIYHPGGIFEELLPLPPGLLRDPRAQSWGNVFGSFASHHTVKDLLRANGGADVTYIIPSTEQRPWSPPIGYQCVYESYFGEHTKLWFPIPRLVTSYAFRRDIAISQLLNGSLRIAVMLMVMAAEMDISMSVRVFEELTFTKAEPNGIFSVKMHSNYNVLTVRQPNTIAYPKKFFESAQAIAAHSHLCWPDLSREWIRRQQARIARVDWESRLPCVLGPRKSRLPLFTRKQQRLLDKAREMDGVPDLSALLKGKLQFLLKKSTTVDPQGPSNSGGDGASEGGGTSREGASKEGASREGAPIVVDEGVGAETSASGPKKKKKSKKTKGRATDEVPPKESASLDVTSEASSVDRYEGLAEGREGALVEAAPDGRPKKRTKRSVEAEPRPSTSDTNAADTTLVNVVGEDSGTPENLSEERRKTSTREGGSGDEPVANERSAPDSSARKSSRPERSLAKRRRIEFPDSVEFSYDETTPLILNPLRCAELTRQIRGGTKEMPQLEDLYFRNEYIDAASSRARLAQARLKAIERVRAEHKKANEKAEKEKEILRVKFEELEGKLTSDRAAKKELAQENTRLEQAAATPEKEKAELLEEWDAAVEKLIRERQRLKDSRGLEVTRERERVEAALVEKANRCFGHVRDHFTRLDAFGKAKNLYGQLRGRRSALR
- the LOC125575339 gene encoding probable LRR receptor-like protein kinase At1g51890, producing the protein MVSILSISTNLLVNSTNSFYDVPQRVVKTAAVPANSSQPLTLNLTLDETTAESYIYMHFAEIQNLEANETREFNVTYNGDQEWFSYFRPPNFKITTASSREAMSSPDGNFNFTLAMTGNSTLPPLINAVEIYEVLDLRQLETDEDEVSAMVNIKRSYELMKKVNWCLNGIQSIRLKELGNGMTKDVLLDSNQRVTRVAGK